The Lolium perenne isolate Kyuss_39 chromosome 6, Kyuss_2.0, whole genome shotgun sequence genome segment tgatgttaatcctttatgcatcttatcttgcttagatcgcgacggtagcattataagatgatccctcacattaatatcaagataataaagtgttctcccctcgtatgcaccgctgctatagttcgtcgttttgaagcatctcgtgatgatcggatgtgatagattctacgttcacatacaacgggtgtaagccatgttgcacacgcgaaatacttgggtttgcttgacgagcctagcatgtacagacatggcctcggaacacaggaaaccgaaaggttgaacacgagtcatatggatgatatgatcaacatgttgatgttcaccattgaagctacatcatctcacgtgatgatcggttttggtgtcgtagatatggatcgtgtgccactaaacaactatgagggatgttgtattaagtgggagttcattagtaattagattaaaacatgaactaattatcatgagcatagtctgaatagtatgttgaattaaatttgtagaattggcatccgttatctaccatgcgctagtcttgtaattgagatagaaatactgttaagtctgacaagtaactttacggactgataccgtattgttaaagaatcaagaaatgattaattcctattgcaaacttttagtaaacctcacattgctgattcaaggaggaatggtttcaattagtacctaaaatcatcttgtctccgtgaaacttgaagttcaaatccgtttgaaaagtaaggagctggaaattttgttttcagaaataagcaaggtatgagatatatgtgatatctaagaccttgttacaagatgatagaatataatcaggtgagactacataaactcataagttttatgggaatgtacgaaggttgaagacgctaggcgtcccaatcctccaactagttgggcactaacgatattcgcatatccatgaagtgatcgtccttagtatgcaccgttgctaagactcgtcgtttcgaagcatcacgtgatgatcaggtgttatagattctacgtgtgcatacaacaggtgcaagccagatttgcacaagcGAAtagtgaggttaaactttacgagcctagcatgtacagacatggtctcagaaagacgtcatgatttgatggatacaagtgaaattattcatcacattaaaaggttactaatagtgaaatctggaacatttgttatatgatgatcaacttcaaagtaagaacctcaaggttattggtatttgaccaacaaacctaggagttattgatgttgaagtgtttttctgaataatgaggaaagctaaaagagagactacaaaagattttttggcagaaagaaagaaaagactagaaagtctagctcaggtgtatatagatgatatacatgttatgaatgtattcctagtttggtcacacttcttgggtatttgtaccatattggttggtatgaagtgtcatacaaaacaacgcaatacaagaatacaatggcctaagtgactgacaaggcatatgataggaatgcacgtctggaacaaaaataaagtgttattatgttcgtcgttcattctatctagcccttcagatttataataaagagcttcataattgttgttttgttctggtcaaataaaaatagggatttctatttctgtgccgtcgggtccttagttgtgctcagttttccccagctccttagtttttcctcagttttccccaagaccttgtctgaaacccgcagaaggagcagaAGCAGCTCGGACGGCAGgattccgttaagttgaccgttccgtgctgacgagtggggtcgtgtcgtttgtggggccgcgtcgtgtggggctggtaggaaggaaccgcgtgggacaggacaagaccatgtttgtgtggccgtagcgtgtgtggccgtagcgtgtggggccatagcgtgtggagccgtgtgggtccgggacatgggcacgagtggtttctgtctctttcgcccagattagcaattttcaatgtacctttttcctctctctcgctcgatctcattcatatttgatagctcaaattggtagcaaatctagagcagcttctccttctgttttttaacgacattcatttctttatgccttcgtttttacccaatcaggtaggaaatctagggcacaaatccagaaaaaatataggataagctgcatacagcagccaacatagcatagatatgttcatgacagatccaacagtagtaccgatagaaccctacaacataagctacattttacatgaatttaagctgctctacagatagagcagtcacatacagagagtgcagtaggcatgttcaacgcctccaggttgcgcctgtgactcgcctggaggttgcgcaggtgaatcccaagtgctttgtgtttggccatgaacgcatgcacgttcaccgtcgttccaactctagcgccgcatctgccaatggattcagcatggttcaccaggcagttgaagtcggtggcgcggagcttcctgttgcagaaggggcacttgtaaatgcctcgagcaaagtggccatcgtaatggccggactgcagcctcctgaggacgtgacgagtcttggtgtggaaggactcatcgtcgctgtcgacgtcgctgctctgcacctgtcacgtagcaccaaagatcgtgcaaaaaacacggagtcaattgcaacgatgatggaacagagagtgaacaaagatcatgcatgataatatgggctcgaaaaaaagaggtagcctcagttacattggacacacttatatccaggatttgagtcagtaaaccaaagatcatgcacaacaaatttgtacgcaccaattgtttactgaccaaaccctgaatcaatttgtgcccaaatattcatcatcatcggcacaaatcttaaacaaaagcaaatcacaaattgATTGAACTAGGGAACAGAcgtaccctaataacgctagatctaacacaaatggattgaactaggaatagacgaaccctaataatgctagatctaacacaaaaggattgaaatgggataagaacaagggagcaaagggttacctccggctcgtcgtcgacgatgctggtgtcgtaggggttctccggcgcgacgtacggcgctggttcgtacgggtcccaagcgacgggggcctggacagtggcggcggccgatgcgctggcggctgatgcgccggctgctacgttggaagcagcgacaggggcctggacgggggcagcggccgatgcgccggcggctgatgcgccgacaatgggcatctcattcttctccatcgccggcggttttcttcggggttttttcttcggttgtggagaagatgatgggacaggagaggcggatgcagtgagaaagtgcgtcgagggagagaaaaagggctctataaagacgaaggtggcgtgtaccgcaacacgcgtccgctatgcacggctgcagcgtgcaccgcgacacgagtctaaccctgggacgtttggtgtattccgttataacctcgggccttatacagaaattttatctgtactcagttttcccctcgagtacttagactggcaagtgcaatatactcagttttaccctcaagtagctagtcaacagagagtcaacaaatgagattaacatatctaattgagtcatttcatgcgcaaaaaaattcaagaaaataaaaacatagtggcacctactcatggagtcttcctaggcaacctgccaccaagaaaaccttaacaaacatatataaatcaagttttaccacaaattgccacttctcagaatcactagtgtagctatgaagatgaatggttttccactcaaacccctttgcaaaacatcttccccaaaaacatagtttgtctaaatgatgccataattgtcacactcatgtatatttgaattgcaaataatttgatgtagcccaatatgaattatattgtacaaaacacgtatttttcattttgtaattctttttatttgaatcccttagtctatttactatttatgtgcccttggattgttagtactactcagttttgccctcaagttctgtcacaaatgctctcagaagcccaaacttatcctgattggttgagccgttgtcacacggatcgactccacgaaccgttgatcaactgatctaatgggcagtatacccctccccatctcttcgtggccacccctctctctctctctcttcgtggccacccctctctctctctgtcggtggatgcattattgtcacccctctaacaattatcaactatctttcgctttcctttttattttaggggatatagttttggcatatagttttagtaatttgaaacggcccaaaagtggtataattttggtataaacatgaggcatacatatttgcggatttcggtgaatgcattattgtcacccctctaacaattatcaaccatctttcggtttcctttttcttttaggggatatagttttggcatatagtttcggtaatttgaaacggcccaaaagtggtataatttcggtataaacatgaggcatacatatttgcggatttcggtgaatgcattattgtcactgatggcgtgtatttcacacgttcgttgggcaaccccaagaggaaggtatgatgcgcacagcagcaagttttccctcagaaagaaaccaaggtttatcgaaccaggaggagccaagaagcacgttgaaggttgatggcggcgggatgtagtgcggcg includes the following:
- the LOC139832638 gene encoding uncharacterized protein, with amino-acid sequence MVSTAGASAASASAAATVQAPVAWDPYEPAPYVAPENPYDTSIVDDEPEVQSSDVDSDDESFHTKTRHVLRRLQSGHYDGHFARGIYKCPFCNRKLRATDFNCLVNHAESIGRCGARVGTTVNVHAFMAKHKALGIHLRNLQASHRRNLEALNMPTALSVCDCSICRAA